From a region of the Halolamina sp. CBA1230 genome:
- a CDS encoding fumarylacetoacetate hydrolase family protein, translating into MRYYRHERDGDARLLAVDDAEARDLTAVKPRLGSFRDLAAAADVANVGVDVLAADVFADAPTVEFSVVDLARPVVPEEVWAAGVTYEISEQAREEESGMADVYLDVYDAERPEIFFKATPSRTVGPGDAIGVRGDSDWNVPEPELGLVLYDGEIVGYTVGNDVSSRDIEGENPLYLPQAKVYDRCCSIGPCVVGAGGVDDPHDLEMSMRIERDEETVYDDATSTAEMARSCEELADYWQAHNTVPELGVLLTGTSLVPEGEFTLRPGDTVRIDIEGIGELVNPVVGV; encoded by the coding sequence ATGCGCTACTACCGCCACGAGCGCGACGGCGACGCCCGCCTGCTGGCCGTCGACGACGCGGAGGCTCGCGATCTGACGGCAGTCAAACCCCGACTCGGCTCGTTCCGCGATCTCGCGGCGGCCGCCGACGTGGCGAACGTCGGTGTCGACGTGCTGGCCGCAGACGTGTTCGCCGACGCACCGACCGTCGAGTTCTCCGTCGTCGATCTCGCCCGTCCCGTGGTTCCGGAGGAGGTGTGGGCCGCCGGCGTCACCTACGAGATCAGCGAGCAGGCCCGCGAGGAGGAGAGCGGGATGGCCGACGTCTACCTCGACGTGTACGACGCCGAGCGCCCGGAGATCTTCTTCAAAGCCACCCCCAGCCGGACGGTCGGCCCGGGTGACGCGATCGGCGTCCGCGGCGACTCCGACTGGAACGTCCCCGAACCCGAACTGGGGCTGGTGCTGTACGACGGCGAAATCGTCGGCTACACCGTCGGCAACGACGTGAGCAGCCGCGACATCGAGGGGGAGAACCCACTGTACCTCCCGCAGGCGAAGGTGTACGACCGCTGCTGTTCGATCGGTCCGTGCGTCGTCGGTGCGGGTGGCGTCGACGATCCCCACGACCTCGAGATGTCGATGCGGATCGAGCGCGACGAGGAGACGGTGTACGACGACGCGACCTCGACCGCCGAGATGGCCCGCAGCTGCGAGGAGCTGGCCGACTACTGGCAGGCCCACAACACGGTGCCGGAGCTGGGCGTCCTGCTCACCGGCACCTCGCTCGTCCCTGAGGGCGAGTTCACGCTCCGCCCGGGCGACACGGTCCGCATCGACATCGAGGGGATCGGCGAACTGGTGAACCCGGTCGTCGGGGTCTGA
- a CDS encoding ABC transporter permease — MSWRAVARNDLRGAFATRGVWVLTAGLLALLAGMGYAVPRLAGSPETPFSAYLDVLVAVAVPLFPLLGLVLGYRAVVAARDSGTAALALSLPNSRRDLVVGKLLARAAALAGALGVAGLAAGGYLFVSYGEFAAGEYLLVLLATYGYTLAFLGIAVGLSTGVTSPRRVIGTAFGAYVLLAMLWGTLIDAVMIVLFRFSPPMEAPTWVEFAKFVEPGTSLSYLLASELGVGTAPPAAVVGTEPFVSAAGALTALLAWLALPVVLGYARFQRDEL; from the coding sequence ATGAGCTGGCGCGCCGTCGCCCGGAACGACCTCCGGGGCGCGTTCGCGACCCGAGGGGTCTGGGTGCTGACGGCCGGGCTGCTCGCATTGCTGGCGGGGATGGGGTACGCCGTCCCGCGGCTCGCCGGCTCGCCCGAGACGCCGTTCTCGGCGTACCTCGACGTGCTCGTGGCGGTCGCCGTCCCGCTGTTCCCGCTGCTCGGGCTGGTGCTTGGCTACCGCGCGGTCGTCGCAGCCCGCGACTCCGGGACGGCCGCGCTGGCGCTCTCGCTGCCGAACTCCCGGCGCGACCTGGTGGTCGGGAAACTCCTCGCCCGCGCGGCAGCGCTCGCTGGCGCGCTCGGGGTCGCCGGCCTGGCCGCCGGCGGCTACCTGTTCGTCAGCTACGGCGAGTTCGCGGCGGGGGAGTACCTGCTCGTACTGCTGGCGACGTACGGCTACACGCTCGCCTTCCTCGGGATCGCGGTCGGGCTCTCGACGGGCGTCACCAGCCCGCGCCGCGTGATCGGTACCGCGTTCGGGGCGTACGTGCTGCTGGCGATGCTCTGGGGGACGCTGATCGATGCCGTGATGATCGTGCTGTTCCGGTTCAGTCCGCCGATGGAGGCGCCGACGTGGGTGGAGTTCGCGAAGTTCGTCGAGCCCGGAACGAGCCTCAGCTACCTGCTCGCGAGCGAACTCGGCGTGGGGACGGCGCCGCCGGCAGCGGTCGTGGGCACCGAGCCGTTCGTCTCGGCGGCGGGCGCGCTGACCGCGCTGCTCGCGTGGCTCGCGCTGCCGGTCGTGCTGGGGTACGCTCGGTTCCAGCGGGACGAGCTCTAG
- a CDS encoding thioredoxin family protein: MIEASEKPHRLDTGDELAELRAERDVVLVDFYTKGCTLCQSIEPVVGNVARATTATVAMLNPQTDLDLVDEYDITSVPTLLLFESGEVVGRMASGFEGTESIVEFVTEHSSAERR; this comes from the coding sequence ATGATCGAAGCGTCCGAGAAACCGCACCGACTCGACACCGGCGACGAGCTCGCTGAGCTGCGCGCCGAGCGCGACGTGGTGCTCGTCGACTTTTACACGAAGGGCTGTACGCTCTGTCAGTCGATCGAACCGGTCGTCGGCAACGTCGCCCGCGCGACGACGGCGACGGTGGCGATGCTCAACCCCCAGACGGATCTGGATCTCGTCGACGAGTACGACATCACCAGCGTGCCGACGCTGCTGCTGTTCGAGAGTGGCGAGGTCGTGGGGCGGATGGCCAGCGGCTTCGAGGGGACGGAGTCGATCGTCGAGTTCGTGACCGAGCATAGTTCGGCCGAGCGGCGGTGA
- a CDS encoding LURP-one-related/scramblase family protein translates to MTEDYSLERIELTDDSYTVEQGLIRNKFRALDADGNLVLRGKQKMLKLKEQFPFVDENDREVFEVNAGSMLDVAGDYTLTDAETDEELVILDNDYSLLQDTWTIRDADTEARLAEINSRGALTTMARNIVPFGGWIPHKYEITDADGDHVGTIDGQLSIRDRYEVTIDDASDVPTEPVVAAAMVIDAIQEN, encoded by the coding sequence GTGACCGAAGACTACTCGCTCGAACGCATCGAGCTGACCGACGACAGCTACACCGTCGAGCAGGGGCTGATCCGGAACAAGTTCCGGGCGCTCGACGCCGACGGGAACCTGGTACTGCGCGGGAAACAGAAGATGCTGAAGCTGAAAGAGCAGTTCCCGTTCGTCGACGAGAACGACCGGGAAGTGTTCGAGGTCAACGCCGGCAGCATGCTCGACGTGGCGGGCGACTACACGCTGACCGACGCCGAGACCGACGAGGAGCTGGTGATCCTCGACAACGACTACTCGCTGCTACAGGACACCTGGACGATCCGCGACGCCGACACCGAGGCCAGGCTCGCGGAGATCAACTCCCGGGGCGCGCTCACGACGATGGCGCGCAACATCGTCCCGTTCGGCGGCTGGATCCCCCACAAGTACGAGATCACCGACGCCGACGGCGACCACGTCGGCACCATCGACGGCCAGCTGTCGATCCGTGACCGCTACGAGGTGACGATCGACGACGCGAGCGACGTGCCGACCGAGCCGGTCGTCGCCGCCGCGATGGTGATCGACGCGATCCAAGAGAACTGA
- a CDS encoding aldehyde dehydrogenase family protein, with the protein MASRSNYIDGEWIDAESGDTFDTHDPANPDEVVGTYPQSGAEDAERAVEAAAAATDEWGDTPGPKRGRVLSRASGILADEKEELTEQLVREEGKTEREAGGEVQRAIDIFDYYGSKARDIGGEVKSASGGDTVLRTKQEPVGVAGLITPWNYPIAIPAWKIAPALAAGTTAVIKPATLAPGPTHAIAEALDEAGLPDGALNVVTGPGSEVGDVVAGHEDVDVVSFTGSAEVGDIVYDTATDDGKRVQLEMGGKNPTVVSDSADVEKAAKIVSWGAFGVTGQACTACSRAIVYEDVYDEFVDAIVEQAEGIEPGNGLDGGDMGPQVSKDELESTLEYVEIGQDEGATLETGGDALDRKGYFVEPTVFAGVENDSRIAQEEIFGPVLSVIPVSGYDEALEVANDVEYGLSAGIVTDDHTEANSFVDDIEAGVVKVNQQTTGVELHVPFGGMKASSSETYREQGEAGLDFYTISKTVYDSY; encoded by the coding sequence ATGGCGAGCAGATCGAACTACATCGACGGCGAGTGGATCGACGCCGAAAGCGGCGACACGTTCGACACGCACGACCCCGCGAACCCCGACGAGGTCGTCGGCACCTACCCGCAGTCCGGCGCGGAAGACGCCGAGCGGGCGGTCGAGGCGGCGGCCGCAGCCACCGACGAGTGGGGCGACACGCCCGGCCCGAAGCGCGGCCGAGTCCTCTCGCGGGCGAGCGGGATCCTCGCGGACGAGAAGGAGGAGCTGACCGAACAGCTCGTCCGGGAGGAGGGGAAGACCGAGCGCGAGGCCGGCGGCGAGGTCCAGCGCGCCATCGACATCTTCGACTACTACGGCTCGAAAGCCCGCGACATCGGCGGCGAGGTCAAAAGCGCCAGCGGCGGCGACACGGTGCTCCGAACGAAACAGGAGCCCGTCGGCGTCGCCGGCCTGATCACACCGTGGAACTACCCGATCGCGATCCCGGCGTGGAAGATCGCGCCCGCGCTGGCGGCCGGCACCACCGCGGTCATCAAGCCCGCGACGCTCGCGCCCGGTCCGACTCACGCGATCGCCGAGGCGCTCGACGAGGCTGGCCTCCCCGACGGCGCGCTCAACGTCGTCACCGGCCCCGGCAGCGAGGTCGGCGACGTCGTCGCCGGCCACGAGGACGTCGACGTCGTCTCCTTCACCGGCAGCGCCGAGGTCGGCGACATCGTCTACGACACCGCGACCGACGACGGCAAGCGCGTCCAGCTGGAGATGGGTGGGAAGAACCCGACCGTCGTCTCCGACTCGGCTGACGTGGAGAAGGCGGCCAAGATCGTCTCCTGGGGCGCCTTCGGCGTGACCGGGCAGGCCTGTACCGCCTGCTCCCGCGCGATCGTCTACGAGGACGTGTACGACGAGTTCGTCGACGCCATCGTCGAGCAGGCCGAGGGGATCGAACCCGGCAACGGGCTCGACGGCGGCGACATGGGCCCGCAGGTCAGCAAGGACGAACTCGAGAGCACGCTGGAGTACGTCGAGATCGGGCAGGACGAGGGCGCGACTCTCGAAACCGGCGGCGACGCGCTCGACCGCAAGGGGTACTTCGTCGAGCCGACGGTGTTCGCCGGCGTGGAGAACGACAGCCGGATCGCCCAGGAGGAGATCTTCGGGCCGGTGCTGTCGGTGATCCCCGTGAGCGGCTACGACGAGGCGCTCGAAGTGGCCAACGACGTCGAGTACGGCCTCTCGGCGGGCATCGTCACGGACGACCACACCGAGGCGAACAGCTTCGTCGACGACATCGAGGCGGGCGTCGTGAAGGTCAATCAGCAGACCACCGGGGTCGAACTCCACGTCCCCTTCGGCGGGATGAAGGCCTCCTCCAGCGAGACGTACCGCGAGCAGGGCGAGGCCGGGCTGGACTTCTACACCATCTCGAAGACGGTGTACGACAGCTACTGA
- a CDS encoding SdpI family protein, whose protein sequence is MDTSRRFGLAGVIVALAAAAGLLVAPDLPAEMATHWNPAGEPDATLSKPIALGLVPGLTALLLGALYVLPRVDPKGENIERFRATYDWFVVGLAATLSVVHVGIVAYNLGYRFPFVSLVLVAVAGLLYAAGVVLERAEQNWVVGIRTPWTLESEAVWERTHAVGATLFKLTALAVLLGAVFPQFSMLLLVGPLVVTTVALTVYPYLLYRRLEAE, encoded by the coding sequence ATGGACACGAGCCGACGGTTCGGACTGGCGGGCGTGATCGTCGCCCTCGCCGCGGCGGCCGGACTGCTCGTGGCGCCGGATCTCCCCGCGGAGATGGCGACCCACTGGAACCCGGCGGGCGAGCCCGACGCCACGCTGTCGAAACCGATCGCGCTCGGGCTGGTGCCGGGACTGACGGCGCTGCTGCTCGGCGCACTGTACGTGCTCCCCCGCGTCGACCCGAAGGGCGAGAACATCGAGCGGTTCCGCGCGACGTACGACTGGTTCGTCGTCGGACTCGCCGCGACGCTGAGCGTCGTCCACGTCGGTATCGTCGCGTACAACCTCGGCTACCGGTTCCCGTTCGTCTCGCTGGTGCTGGTCGCGGTCGCCGGCCTGCTCTACGCGGCCGGCGTGGTGCTCGAGCGGGCGGAGCAGAACTGGGTGGTCGGGATCCGTACCCCGTGGACGCTGGAGAGCGAAGCGGTCTGGGAACGCACGCACGCGGTCGGCGCGACGCTGTTCAAACTCACCGCGCTGGCGGTGCTTCTCGGTGCGGTCTTCCCACAGTTCTCGATGCTCCTGCTGGTCGGCCCGCTGGTGGTGACGACGGTCGCCCTGACCGTCTACCCGTACCTGCTCTACCGGCGGCTCGAGGCGGAGTGA
- a CDS encoding ABC transporter permease yields MSWAVVARKELRDVWGSRRTRWLLWGVAGLFLAGGYAVPLLGSPSPTSADFASFVVGSAALLVSLVGLLLGHRTIVGERASGELALLLSLPYDRLDVVVGKFLARWGALGAAIAVGVVGGAALTNYPFGSFEVGTVGAFLLGTLLYGAAFVGVGLAISTATTSTAVASSAAFGVFVLFVAVWSQLRGVFTAALDALGLADGTMPDWALFLYGAEPGMLYRRLVNGFFAGVEQGPYLGPDAPWYLGEWVAAGLLVVWALGPATLGYLRFRSTDL; encoded by the coding sequence GTGAGTTGGGCCGTCGTCGCCCGGAAGGAGCTCCGGGACGTGTGGGGCTCCCGGCGGACGCGCTGGCTGCTCTGGGGGGTCGCGGGGCTGTTCCTCGCCGGCGGCTACGCGGTCCCGCTGCTCGGCTCCCCCTCGCCGACGAGCGCCGACTTCGCGTCGTTCGTGGTCGGCTCGGCCGCGCTGCTGGTGTCGCTGGTCGGCCTGCTGCTCGGGCACCGGACGATCGTCGGCGAGCGCGCCTCGGGGGAGCTGGCGCTGCTGCTCTCGCTGCCGTACGACCGACTGGACGTGGTGGTCGGGAAGTTCCTCGCCCGCTGGGGGGCGCTCGGTGCGGCGATCGCCGTCGGCGTCGTCGGCGGCGCCGCGCTGACGAACTACCCGTTCGGGAGCTTCGAGGTCGGCACGGTCGGCGCCTTCCTGCTCGGGACGCTGCTGTACGGCGCCGCCTTCGTCGGCGTCGGCCTCGCCATCTCGACGGCGACGACCTCTACCGCGGTCGCCAGCAGCGCCGCGTTCGGCGTGTTCGTCCTGTTCGTCGCGGTCTGGTCGCAGCTCCGGGGGGTGTTCACCGCCGCGCTCGACGCCCTCGGACTCGCGGACGGGACGATGCCGGACTGGGCGCTGTTCCTCTACGGCGCCGAGCCGGGGATGCTGTACCGACGGCTCGTGAACGGCTTCTTCGCGGGCGTCGAACAGGGGCCCTATCTCGGCCCGGACGCGCCGTGGTACCTCGGCGAGTGGGTCGCCGCGGGCCTGCTCGTCGTCTGGGCGCTCGGCCCCGCGACGCTCGGCTACCTGCGGTTCCGCTCCACCGACCTATGA
- a CDS encoding NAD(P)H-hydrate dehydratase — MITSRRMAAVDRNAAALGVPLRVLMESSGNAVAERTRELTTPGDAVALVCGRGNNGGDALVAARFLDDRDVTVHLLGRPESISTDIARANWDALQAAEIDTETVADSRAFTLDDPDLIVDAMLGTGITGDLREPEASVARAINDSAAPVLAVDVPSGVDADTGATPGGVVEAEHVVTFHDLKPGIAEHADVTVADIGIPEAAEELVGPGDVEVLGDGGSRKGESGRTYVIGGGPYTGAPALAAGASLAAGTDLAFVACPESVFEPIAGYSEDLIVQPYGDDSETADHLAPEHVPDLVDTAERHDDTVILGPGLGRHPETEEAARQFLAAFSGSAVVDADALPLVPEVDTDAELVLTPNRSELAELGGPDTDDLTAAADEIRDLAAELGQTILAKGAVDVITDGEAVRRCRAGTPGMTVGGTGDTLAGVVAALLARAEPFEAACVGSYVNGRAAELLDRGDGLRATELQETIPDALEGDDDA, encoded by the coding sequence ATGATCACGAGCAGGCGTATGGCCGCGGTGGATCGCAACGCGGCGGCGCTGGGCGTGCCGCTCCGGGTCCTGATGGAGTCCTCGGGCAACGCGGTCGCGGAGCGAACCCGGGAGCTCACGACCCCCGGCGACGCGGTGGCGCTGGTCTGTGGCCGGGGGAACAACGGCGGCGACGCGCTCGTCGCCGCGCGCTTCCTCGACGACCGGGACGTGACGGTCCACCTGCTGGGCCGGCCCGAGAGCATCTCCACCGACATCGCCCGGGCGAACTGGGACGCGCTACAGGCGGCCGAGATCGACACCGAGACCGTGGCCGACTCCCGCGCGTTCACGCTCGACGATCCGGACCTGATCGTCGACGCGATGCTCGGCACCGGGATCACCGGCGACCTCCGCGAACCGGAGGCCAGTGTCGCCCGCGCGATCAACGACAGCGCGGCGCCCGTGCTCGCGGTCGACGTCCCCTCGGGCGTGGACGCGGACACGGGTGCGACACCCGGGGGCGTGGTCGAGGCCGAGCACGTCGTGACGTTCCACGACCTCAAACCCGGGATCGCGGAGCACGCCGACGTGACTGTCGCGGACATCGGCATCCCCGAGGCCGCCGAGGAACTGGTCGGGCCGGGCGACGTGGAGGTGTTGGGCGACGGCGGCAGCCGGAAGGGAGAGAGCGGCCGAACCTACGTCATCGGCGGCGGCCCCTACACCGGCGCACCCGCCCTCGCCGCCGGCGCGTCGCTCGCCGCGGGCACGGATCTGGCGTTCGTCGCCTGTCCCGAGTCGGTGTTCGAACCGATCGCGGGGTACTCCGAGGATCTGATCGTCCAACCCTACGGCGACGACTCCGAGACCGCGGATCACCTCGCGCCCGAACACGTCCCGGACCTCGTCGACACTGCCGAGCGTCACGACGACACCGTCATCCTCGGGCCGGGACTGGGCCGCCACCCGGAGACGGAGGAAGCGGCGCGGCAGTTCCTCGCGGCGTTCTCCGGGAGTGCGGTCGTCGACGCCGACGCGCTCCCGCTGGTGCCGGAGGTCGACACCGACGCGGAGCTGGTGCTCACGCCGAACCGCTCCGAACTGGCGGAACTGGGTGGTCCCGACACCGACGATCTCACTGCCGCGGCCGACGAGATCCGCGATCTCGCCGCGGAGTTGGGGCAGACGATCCTCGCGAAGGGTGCGGTCGACGTGATCACCGACGGCGAGGCGGTCCGGCGCTGTCGGGCCGGCACGCCGGGGATGACCGTCGGCGGCACCGGCGACACGCTCGCTGGCGTCGTCGCCGCGCTGCTCGCCCGCGCCGAGCCGTTCGAGGCCGCCTGCGTGGGGAGCTACGTCAACGGTCGCGCCGCGGAGCTGCTCGATCGAGGCGACGGCCTGCGCGCGACCGAACTCCAAGAGACCATCCCGGACGCGCTCGAAGGGGACGACGATGCGTGA
- the gfo6 gene encoding D-xylose 1-dehydrogenase Gfo6, with product MDLETLAESFDRRDWQELEATDDPVRFAMVGVGWWTREQAMPAVANAELCETTVLVSGDTEKAADVAADSETVEHAISYDAFHDGEASDAYDAVYVVTPNALHLPFVETAAELDKAILCEKPMEATIERAERMVEVVAEHDATLMIAYRMQTEPAVRRAKEFVDEGLIGEPIFVNGNMTEPILELVPDPDQWRLDGELSGGCAVMDIGLYPLNTARFLLGSDPERVRGTVASVNPEFDDVPDEHAAFQLDFPGHTFAVCTASQNAHMASHIEVLGTEGRVRVEPSFYPWDDRALTIERGETSVDIAFEQADQMEEEFEYFSHCLLTGEDPHPDGEHGLTDIRTIKAVYEASETGETVEL from the coding sequence ATGGATCTCGAGACGCTCGCCGAGTCGTTCGACCGGCGGGACTGGCAGGAACTCGAAGCGACCGACGACCCCGTGCGCTTCGCGATGGTCGGCGTCGGCTGGTGGACCCGGGAGCAGGCGATGCCCGCGGTCGCGAACGCCGAGCTGTGCGAGACGACCGTGCTCGTCAGCGGCGACACCGAGAAGGCCGCCGACGTGGCGGCCGACTCGGAGACGGTCGAGCACGCGATCAGCTACGACGCGTTCCACGACGGCGAAGCGAGCGACGCCTACGACGCCGTCTACGTCGTGACGCCGAACGCGCTCCACCTCCCGTTCGTCGAGACGGCCGCCGAACTCGACAAGGCGATCCTCTGTGAGAAGCCGATGGAGGCGACGATCGAGCGCGCCGAGCGGATGGTCGAGGTCGTCGCGGAGCACGACGCGACGCTGATGATCGCCTACCGGATGCAGACCGAACCCGCGGTTCGGCGGGCGAAGGAGTTCGTCGACGAAGGGCTGATCGGCGAACCGATCTTCGTCAACGGGAACATGACCGAGCCGATCCTCGAACTGGTGCCCGACCCCGACCAGTGGCGGCTGGACGGGGAACTCTCCGGCGGCTGTGCGGTGATGGATATCGGGCTCTACCCGCTGAACACCGCGCGATTCCTGCTCGGTTCTGACCCCGAGCGCGTTCGCGGGACGGTCGCGTCCGTGAACCCCGAGTTCGACGACGTGCCGGACGAACACGCCGCGTTCCAGCTCGACTTCCCGGGGCATACGTTCGCGGTCTGTACCGCTAGCCAGAACGCCCACATGGCGAGCCACATCGAGGTGCTGGGCACCGAGGGCCGGGTCCGTGTCGAGCCGTCGTTCTACCCGTGGGACGACCGCGCGCTCACGATCGAGCGCGGCGAGACGAGCGTCGACATCGCCTTCGAGCAGGCCGACCAGATGGAGGAGGAGTTCGAGTACTTCTCACACTGCCTGCTGACCGGCGAGGACCCTCACCCCGACGGCGAGCACGGGCTGACCGACATCCGGACGATCAAGGCGGTGTACGAGGCCAGCGAGACCGGCGAAACCGTGGAGCTCTGA
- the hflX gene encoding GTPase HflX: MPTDRAVVAKRVDEGEADLEEITDLTRSAGYEVVGELSQRRTQDAAYHFGEGKVDELATLVRRTDADTVVVDNEMGPFQTYNVGGKLPDGVDVLDRFTLILELFGQRAQTRKAQLQVELAELRYELPRAEAKASLAQRDERPGFMGLGEYDESREQDIKNQISRISEELDQIAEKEEKRRAQRRDQGFDLVALAGYTNAGKSTLLRRLASELDVDENEEQHPDLDATAESEDRLFTTLGTTTRKADTGTREVLLTDTVGFISDLPHWLVESFQSTLDSVYYADLVLLVVDASEPVEEMRQKLVTSHETLSDRNEAPIVTVFNKADKLSEPEIERRKRALSALAPNPVIVSGKTGEQVDALRDRVERELPDWEEERLLLPVTDEAMSVVSWIHDNGNVHEESYGDQQVVIEFEAPPSVVSKARSKAADLEPVAVDAEAGEV, from the coding sequence ATTCCGACTGATCGCGCCGTCGTCGCCAAGCGCGTCGACGAAGGCGAGGCCGACCTGGAGGAGATCACCGACCTCACCCGCTCGGCGGGGTACGAGGTGGTCGGCGAACTCAGCCAGCGGCGGACGCAGGACGCCGCCTACCACTTCGGCGAGGGGAAGGTCGACGAACTCGCTACCCTCGTGCGACGGACCGACGCGGACACGGTCGTCGTCGACAACGAGATGGGCCCGTTCCAGACGTACAACGTCGGCGGGAAGCTCCCCGATGGCGTCGACGTGCTCGATCGGTTCACCCTCATCCTCGAACTGTTCGGCCAGCGCGCCCAGACCCGCAAGGCGCAGTTGCAGGTCGAACTCGCGGAACTGCGCTACGAACTCCCCAGAGCCGAGGCCAAGGCCAGCCTCGCCCAGCGCGACGAGCGGCCGGGGTTCATGGGGCTCGGGGAGTACGACGAGTCCCGCGAGCAGGACATCAAGAACCAGATCTCCCGCATCTCGGAGGAACTCGATCAGATCGCCGAGAAGGAGGAGAAACGGCGGGCCCAGCGCCGCGATCAGGGGTTCGACCTCGTCGCGCTGGCGGGGTACACCAACGCCGGGAAGTCGACGCTGCTCCGCCGCCTCGCGAGCGAACTCGATGTCGACGAGAACGAGGAACAGCATCCGGATCTCGACGCGACCGCGGAGTCGGAGGACCGCCTGTTCACCACGCTCGGCACCACGACGCGGAAGGCCGACACCGGCACGCGGGAGGTGCTGCTGACCGACACGGTCGGGTTCATCTCCGACCTCCCCCACTGGCTGGTGGAGTCGTTCCAGTCGACGCTGGACTCGGTGTACTACGCCGACCTCGTGCTGCTGGTCGTCGACGCCTCCGAGCCGGTCGAGGAGATGCGCCAGAAGCTCGTCACCTCCCACGAGACGCTCTCGGACCGCAACGAGGCGCCGATCGTCACGGTGTTCAACAAGGCCGACAAGCTCTCCGAGCCCGAGATCGAGCGCCGGAAGCGCGCGCTCTCGGCGCTCGCGCCCAACCCCGTGATCGTCTCGGGCAAGACCGGCGAGCAGGTCGACGCGCTGCGTGATCGTGTCGAACGCGAACTCCCGGACTGGGAGGAGGAGCGCCTGCTGCTGCCCGTGACCGACGAGGCGATGAGCGTCGTCTCGTGGATCCACGACAACGGGAACGTGCACGAGGAGTCCTACGGCGACCAGCAGGTCGTGATCGAGTTCGAGGCGCCGCCGTCAGTCGTGTCGAAGGCGCGCTCGAAGGCCGCGGATCTGGAGCCGGTGGCCGTCGACGCCGAGGCTGGGGAAGTCTGA
- the moaC gene encoding cyclic pyranopterin monophosphate synthase MoaC: MRENEDDVAGVTPDEDEDLIDAIDDPVDGDEGDDGDTTDDSADDELTHTTESGDVQMVDVGEKPDTGRRAVARGEIRLTESTIDAVRADEIGKGDVLATARVGAIQAVKHTWETIPMCHQIPITNVDTAFDVRDDRIELEVAVETTGKTGCEMEAIQGVTTGLGVVWDMVKAAEKEVVDESDEVESSGYPGTEISGVEVVRKEKREL, from the coding sequence ATGCGTGAGAACGAGGACGACGTGGCGGGCGTGACGCCCGACGAGGACGAGGACCTCATCGACGCGATCGACGATCCGGTCGACGGCGACGAGGGTGACGACGGTGACACGACCGACGACAGCGCCGACGACGAACTGACCCACACAACCGAGTCCGGCGACGTGCAGATGGTCGACGTGGGCGAGAAGCCCGATACTGGTCGACGGGCGGTCGCTCGGGGAGAGATCCGACTGACGGAGTCGACGATCGACGCCGTCCGCGCCGACGAGATCGGGAAAGGTGACGTGCTCGCGACCGCGCGGGTCGGCGCGATCCAGGCGGTGAAACACACCTGGGAGACGATCCCGATGTGTCACCAGATTCCGATCACGAACGTGGATACGGCGTTCGACGTGCGGGACGACCGGATCGAACTCGAGGTCGCCGTCGAGACGACTGGGAAGACCGGCTGCGAGATGGAGGCGATCCAGGGCGTGACGACCGGCCTCGGCGTGGTCTGGGACATGGTGAAGGCCGCCGAGAAGGAGGTCGTCGACGAGTCCGACGAGGTCGAGTCGAGTGGGTATCCGGGGACGGAGATATCGGGTGTCGAGGTCGTGCGTAAGGAGAAACGGGAGTTATGA